One window of the Salvia splendens isolate huo1 chromosome 1, SspV2, whole genome shotgun sequence genome contains the following:
- the LOC121808872 gene encoding dymeclin-like isoform X2, which produces MGGLPSTPRGGEARPQETAEYLIGEFVGEKSFPLTSDYWQKLLELPLDLRWPAHRVRRACQLFAMNNCKTRHLVKILINLAWCLQECVSASDMESTAFSKAPNALFISSVFLKYLIENTRSDNFEELYLSLDETDPVPNNFSKGQHVGSLIMFSALNFIGKVDVRPGTDHLHQEVLNFIVIASSTQLLSGPTPGPNDIHPFTDAAMTQESSLVNMVVHRLLLNYITRPQFSVNTSSSILFSEGNQPGVLRRVSSAAVDRVDVEGNAHSEPVTRLPFASLFDTLGMSLANEASVLLLYSLVHGNSKFLEYVLVRTDADTLLMPMLETLYNASNRTSNHIYMVLVIFLILSQDSTFNASIHRLMLPNVPWYKERILNQSSLGSLMVVILIRTVKYNLSKLRDVYLHTNCLATLANMAPHVYKLSAYASQRLVSLFDMLSRKYNKLAEITNEKINSGDGALRGDSLAEDPSVELHIYTDFLRIVLEILNAILTYALPRNPEVVYAIMHRQEVFLPFKTHPPFNELLENVYNVLDFFNSRIDAQKLDGEWSVEKVLQLIIDYSRAWRGDGMKTFTQLRFTYEQESNPEEFFIPYVWQMVVSHSGFAFTASSINLFPVPVKDVNSPEAEKPHTDELKVHALQVDTLV; this is translated from the exons ATGGGGGGACTACCATCCACGCCGCGAGGCGGCGAAGCGCGGCCGCAGGAGACGGCTGAGTATTTAATTGGGGAATTCGTTGGTGAGAAGTCGTTTCCCCTCACTTCCGATTACTGGCAGAAGCTTCTCGAGCTTCCTCTCGATCTTCGCTGGCCTGCTCATCGCGTTCGCCGAGCTTGTCAGCTCTTCG CCATGAATAATTGTAAGACAAGGCACCTCGTGAAGATTTTGATTAACCTGGCATGGTGTTTGCAAGAGTGTGTTTCAGCCTCTGATATGGAGTCCACTGCTTTCTCAAAAGCTCCAAATGCATTATTCATATCTTCTGTTTTCCTGAAGTATCTCATTGAGAATACTAGGAGTGACAACTTTGAAGAACTGTACCTGTCGCTGGATGAAACTGATCCTGTGCCGAATAATTTCTCAAAAG GTCAACATGTTGGAAGCTTAATCATGTTCAGTGCTCTCAATTTTATTGGCAAAGTTGATGTCAG ACCTGGAACAGACCATCTGCATCAGGAGGTCCTTAACTTCATAGTGATAGCATCGTCAACTCAACTTCTCTCTGGGCCAACACCAGGACCAAATGATATACACCCATTCACTGATGCAGCAATGACACAG GAAAGCTCTTTGGTCAATATGGTCGTGCACAGGTTGTTGCTAAATTACATTACACGCCCACAGTTTTCTGTTAATACTTCATCTTCTATACTATTTTCGGAAGGAAATCAGCCAGGAGTTCTAAGGAGAGTTAGCTCTGCAGCAG TTGATCGTGTTGATGTTGAAGGGAATGCACACAGTGAACCAGTCACGAGACTACCTTTTGCTTCACTTTTTGATACTCTTGGAAT GAGCTTGGCTAATGAAGCTTCTGTCTTGTTGCTTTATTCTTTGGTGCACGGAAATTCGAAGTTTTTGGAGTATGTATTGGTGCGAACAGATGCTGATACACTG TTAATGCCTATGTTGGAGACACTATACAATGCTTCGAACAGGACATCAAATCATATCTATATGGTCCTTGTTATCTTTCTCATACTAAGTCAAGATTCCACTTTTAATGCCAGCATCCACAGACTG ATGCTTCCTAATGTTCCCTGGTATAAAGAGCGTATCCTGAATCAATCTTCACTTGGATCTCTCATGGTGGTTATTTTAATTAGAACCGTGAAATACAATCTCTCTAAGCTACGG GATGTCTATCTCCATACAAATTGTCTTGCAACTTTGGCAAATATGGCACCACATGTTTACAAACTGAGTGCGTATGCATCGCAGCGGTTGGTTAGCCTTTTTGATATGCTTTCACGCAA GTACAATAAATTAGCCGAGATTACAAATGAAAAGATAAATTCAGGAGATGGTGCTCTAAGAGGAGACAGCCTTGCAGAGGATCCT TCTGTTGAACTGCATATATATACTGATTTCCTGAGGATTGTGCTGGAAATACTAAATGCAATCCTTACTTATGCATTGCCCCGGAATCCCGAG GTTGTTTATGCAATTATGCACAGGCAGGAAGTTTTTCTACCTTTCAAAACTCATCCACCTTTTAATGAACTGTTGGAAAACGTATACAAT GTTTTGGATTTCTTTAATAGCCGCATTGATGCACAGAAATTAGATGGAGAGTGGTCGGTTGAAAAAGTGCTTCAACTCATAATAGACTACTCTCGTGCTTGGAGAGGTGATGGAATGAAG ACATTTACACAATTACGTTTCACCTACGAACAAGAGAGTAACCCTGAGGAATTCTTCATTCCATATGTGTGGCAAATGGTTGTATCTCACAG TGGATTCGCTTTTACTGCAAGCAGCATAAACTTATTCCCAGTGCCTGTCAAA GATGTAAATTCACCGGAGGCGGAGAAGCCCCATACCGACGAGCTGAAGGTACACGCCCTTCAAGTTGACACACTTGTATAG
- the LOC121808872 gene encoding dymeclin-like isoform X1 translates to MGGLPSTPRGGEARPQETAEYLIGEFVGEKSFPLTSDYWQKLLELPLDLRWPAHRVRRACQLFAMNNCKTRHLVKILINLAWCLQECVSASDMESTAFSKAPNALFISSVFLKYLIENTRSDNFEELYLSLDETDPVPNNFSKGQHVGSLIMFSALNFIGKVDVRPGTDHLHQEVLNFIVIASSTQLLSGPTPGPNDIHPFTDAAMTQESSLVNMVVHRLLLNYITRPQFSVNTSSSILFSEGNQPGVLRRVSSAAASLVLFPINYLVSSTGEASRRSLAEDSLHVLLILSYYRKCVSVDYAKDNSLNNNSESLQKEETYFSENPFCKALQNVMDVEFDRVDVEGNAHSEPVTRLPFASLFDTLGMSLANEASVLLLYSLVHGNSKFLEYVLVRTDADTLLMPMLETLYNASNRTSNHIYMVLVIFLILSQDSTFNASIHRLMLPNVPWYKERILNQSSLGSLMVVILIRTVKYNLSKLRDVYLHTNCLATLANMAPHVYKLSAYASQRLVSLFDMLSRKYNKLAEITNEKINSGDGALRGDSLAEDPSVELHIYTDFLRIVLEILNAILTYALPRNPEVVYAIMHRQEVFLPFKTHPPFNELLENVYNVLDFFNSRIDAQKLDGEWSVEKVLQLIIDYSRAWRGDGMKTFTQLRFTYEQESNPEEFFIPYVWQMVVSHSGFAFTASSINLFPVPVKDVNSPEAEKPHTDELKVHALQVDTLV, encoded by the exons ATGGGGGGACTACCATCCACGCCGCGAGGCGGCGAAGCGCGGCCGCAGGAGACGGCTGAGTATTTAATTGGGGAATTCGTTGGTGAGAAGTCGTTTCCCCTCACTTCCGATTACTGGCAGAAGCTTCTCGAGCTTCCTCTCGATCTTCGCTGGCCTGCTCATCGCGTTCGCCGAGCTTGTCAGCTCTTCG CCATGAATAATTGTAAGACAAGGCACCTCGTGAAGATTTTGATTAACCTGGCATGGTGTTTGCAAGAGTGTGTTTCAGCCTCTGATATGGAGTCCACTGCTTTCTCAAAAGCTCCAAATGCATTATTCATATCTTCTGTTTTCCTGAAGTATCTCATTGAGAATACTAGGAGTGACAACTTTGAAGAACTGTACCTGTCGCTGGATGAAACTGATCCTGTGCCGAATAATTTCTCAAAAG GTCAACATGTTGGAAGCTTAATCATGTTCAGTGCTCTCAATTTTATTGGCAAAGTTGATGTCAG ACCTGGAACAGACCATCTGCATCAGGAGGTCCTTAACTTCATAGTGATAGCATCGTCAACTCAACTTCTCTCTGGGCCAACACCAGGACCAAATGATATACACCCATTCACTGATGCAGCAATGACACAG GAAAGCTCTTTGGTCAATATGGTCGTGCACAGGTTGTTGCTAAATTACATTACACGCCCACAGTTTTCTGTTAATACTTCATCTTCTATACTATTTTCGGAAGGAAATCAGCCAGGAGTTCTAAGGAGAGTTAGCTCTGCAGCAG CAAGCTTGGTGCTGTTTCCCATCAATTATTTAGTCAGCTCAACTGGTGAAGCCTCAAGACGTTCATTAGCAGAAGACAGTCTTCATGTCCTACTCATTCTCAGTTATTACCGTAAATGTGTATCAGTGGACTATGCAAAGGATAACAGTCTTAATAACAATTCAGAATCTCTTCAAAAGGAAGAAACATACTTTTCTGAAAACCCTTTCTGCAAAGCATTACAGAATGTCATGGATGTTGAAT TTGATCGTGTTGATGTTGAAGGGAATGCACACAGTGAACCAGTCACGAGACTACCTTTTGCTTCACTTTTTGATACTCTTGGAAT GAGCTTGGCTAATGAAGCTTCTGTCTTGTTGCTTTATTCTTTGGTGCACGGAAATTCGAAGTTTTTGGAGTATGTATTGGTGCGAACAGATGCTGATACACTG TTAATGCCTATGTTGGAGACACTATACAATGCTTCGAACAGGACATCAAATCATATCTATATGGTCCTTGTTATCTTTCTCATACTAAGTCAAGATTCCACTTTTAATGCCAGCATCCACAGACTG ATGCTTCCTAATGTTCCCTGGTATAAAGAGCGTATCCTGAATCAATCTTCACTTGGATCTCTCATGGTGGTTATTTTAATTAGAACCGTGAAATACAATCTCTCTAAGCTACGG GATGTCTATCTCCATACAAATTGTCTTGCAACTTTGGCAAATATGGCACCACATGTTTACAAACTGAGTGCGTATGCATCGCAGCGGTTGGTTAGCCTTTTTGATATGCTTTCACGCAA GTACAATAAATTAGCCGAGATTACAAATGAAAAGATAAATTCAGGAGATGGTGCTCTAAGAGGAGACAGCCTTGCAGAGGATCCT TCTGTTGAACTGCATATATATACTGATTTCCTGAGGATTGTGCTGGAAATACTAAATGCAATCCTTACTTATGCATTGCCCCGGAATCCCGAG GTTGTTTATGCAATTATGCACAGGCAGGAAGTTTTTCTACCTTTCAAAACTCATCCACCTTTTAATGAACTGTTGGAAAACGTATACAAT GTTTTGGATTTCTTTAATAGCCGCATTGATGCACAGAAATTAGATGGAGAGTGGTCGGTTGAAAAAGTGCTTCAACTCATAATAGACTACTCTCGTGCTTGGAGAGGTGATGGAATGAAG ACATTTACACAATTACGTTTCACCTACGAACAAGAGAGTAACCCTGAGGAATTCTTCATTCCATATGTGTGGCAAATGGTTGTATCTCACAG TGGATTCGCTTTTACTGCAAGCAGCATAAACTTATTCCCAGTGCCTGTCAAA GATGTAAATTCACCGGAGGCGGAGAAGCCCCATACCGACGAGCTGAAGGTACACGCCCTTCAAGTTGACACACTTGTATAG